In Silurus meridionalis isolate SWU-2019-XX chromosome 7, ASM1480568v1, whole genome shotgun sequence, the genomic stretch ACATTGGTTCCTGTTTCTAGACAGTAAAAGATTTCATacctgtgggttttttttgtttgtttgtttttttcttccagaatgTGTTTTTGTCATCTGTTTACAGAGAGGTTGCACTCTGGTTGATTCGTAAGCTTGCGCTCCTTATTCAGGTCGAAGTCTTGTAGCTCTGACACAGAATTGTCCCTGAGCTGGTGTGTAACAGGATGCTCACGTTATAAGGCAGCAGTTGATGCACCGTGGGCCAAGACGTCGCTTTAACACACATTTCTTGGGGGCTAGAATTGCGATAATGGCCTCGTCAAATACCGTCTTCAAGCCTTTCTGCGTCAGGGCTGAACACTCCACGTAACAGCAGGCACCAATCTACACACATGCACCAAATGGTTATAAATCAGAACAGCACCGTTTTCTGATCTTAATTACCAACAAGGAgcttaatatattattacatttttactttatctGCTTTAATAGTTCAGGTGAGAAACAGTCATGTCAGGTACTTTCTTTGGggcaataaatattaaataaagctTAAACTATGACagtctttttaataaataaaaaattgccaTTACCTATAATATGGTGAATAATATGGTTTGGGACATGATGCTAATTGAAAATTGTGTCATCTTAATTTTGTCCACAATCCACCAGCAGATCTACAGTTAGAACTAGTCTTGGCTTGTCCTTTGTGCCTTACCTCCTTTGCCAACTTCTGCCCCTGTTCTGTCACAATGGGCTTCTCCTTCACATCATTCAACTTTGTAATGGTCTTGGGATCATCTCGCAGATCAATCTGTAGCACGGAAGAGAAAACAAAGGAAAGTGTAAGAGGAGGGAATGTCTCAGTTACGGTTTTCAGTCTCAAAATCTAGAGCAAATtgaaacaaatccaaaacattttctgaaggcAGGAAGTGAAGCGAGTGGTTAACTATGTGAGCATGTGGTCTATGAATCTTTATTTTCAGGGTGGTGGACGGTATTCCATATGTCGAGGTTTGTTTTTAGAGCAGAAGGCTCCAGGATATCTGACCCAAAGCCAGATGCTGGCATTCATCTGCACACACTGCCCTTTGCCCTAAAAAGCTCCTTTACAGTTGACTGAAAGGATCTCAATCTCTTCATATCTTGGTTTCTGTGTATGCATCATCAAAAAgcctacatttatatattacatgAACAGTATGTGTCCTTCAGGGTATTAAGCTACAGCTCCATAATAAACCTAACAATGTACTCAGGACTAGAGCTGCTTAGATAATGACTAAAGTACAACTAGTATGTAGttacaagtaaaaaatattggATATCAGCCATGTGTTTAACGGCAATGTGGATTTGGTGAATTTATATTGCCTCTACTACGTGCACTCAGAATTTTAACTAAAACATAGGAAAGAAACTGATGgatattttaaagtttttcttagtctcatcagaccacaggacatggttccagcaattcatgctcttggacagagGCTTCCTTTTCGGAGGACGGTCATGCAAACCGACCTGTTGCATTGTGTGGTATGATCGGAGCACTGACTAGCAGACcttttgcaacctctaaagcaatgctgcagcactcatgcgtctgttttgtgaagcagcttctgcacctgacgcacagcacgaggactcaacttctttgatcgaacCTTGTGAGGCCTTGAAAAACCAGGACAgggttaccgatcttcttatagcctagggATTCAAGAACACAAGATCTTCCACGTTGGCATTTGTAAACCATGACTTGATGGAGTTTACTTTGTACACAGGGCCATTTTTATGCTCCAACAGGTTTCTCTTCAGTTCCAGTGAGGGAAAATATAAAGTTACAGCATACAAAGGctttctatacaattgtatgcttcCAACTCTTTTGGCCACAAATGGGTATGAAAGCCTGATGTCCAAAAAAATGTTGCCCAAAAAAAgtgtagatttttgtttttgaatacaGTATTTCCAGTGAAAACCTgaacatatatacacagagcTTCTGGCAGTTATAATGTAGCATATTTTCTGGACAATCTCTCCCTGGGTAACAGGTGACATCACTAGCACTGTAATGACCAGTCTATCCTATATTAATAGGCTGCAGTTGTTGAAGGACAATCATTTCTGATTAAACAGGTTTCTCCCTCAACAGATTGAGTGAGCAAGTCATTAACAGTCTCTCCATGTTTGTCAAGCAGATGGAAAGTCTAACACAGAATCACAGACTGTTGAGTTATATAAAGCCATGTGGGATATATATATGATCCATATCTGATATTTGTAGACAAGAAATGATTTGTCCATCGCAGTAGTGTGTAATAAAAACCAATGGTGTACAATGTCTGAGAAACCAATGAATTCCTCTTATACCTTTCCTAGAACAGCTATAACCAGTCATTCCCTCACCAGCCTGCAGCTTGACATGTTACCAAGACACTGAAAAGCCACCCAACGAGAAACTTTTCCCACATCTCAAAACTCTAACATCTGGAAAATAGCCTAACCATCGatgctgatactggagactccttcaaacATTGCTTTTACCTGGAGTGTCTGCTCTATAAAGGTGAATGAGAAAGAGCTATTTTACCAGAAGAATAGGAACACATTAGAAATCGTGAATTCATAGAAACTTGTGATTAGGCTTACAGTCAGATCTACTGTGTAAACATGCTGTTATAAAACagtttctgaccaatcagagtagagCATTCAACACTGCAAGATAAGATTCTGTAAAACTTCCACTCAAACTGCACaggtaatttttttatgttctggCACAATTAATGAAAACAGTATTACAATATTAGTCAGCAATAATCAGACACCGAGTTTGTCATGGCAATGCAGTCTGACAGCAAACCTCTCAAGGGGACACTTTCCAATGTAAAGGAGAATACCTGAGTGCCAATGAGCAGGTAGGGGACATTGGGTGCACACTCCTGCAGCTCAGGGACCCACTCCTCCCTCACGTTCTGGAAACTGGCTGGATTCACCACCGAGAAGCAAATCAGGAAGACATCAGTCATGGGGTAAGACAGGGGACGGAGGCGATCATAGTCTTCCTATAAagagtaaaaagaaaacacacatgaGCAGGCTGAATTGAATTGGTTTAAAGATAATAGCAACAACCTCTTTCCTGTAATATCTACCACATCTGCTACGTAGGTTTGATTACTGCAgatgtacattttttatattcattcccACAACAAGAAATGTGTTTACTCAATACAGTAGTACTTCACACATTTCTCTAATACACTGGTCAAA encodes the following:
- the rhoq gene encoding rho-related GTP-binding protein RhoQ — translated: MANETGAIMLKCVVVGDGAVGKTCLLMSYANDAFPEEYVPTVFDHYAVSVTVGGKQYLLGLYDTAGQEDYDRLRPLSYPMTDVFLICFSVVNPASFQNVREEWVPELQECAPNVPYLLIGTQIDLRDDPKTITKLNDVKEKPIVTEQGQKLAKEIGACCYVECSALTQKGLKTVFDEAIIAILAPKKCVLKRRLGPRCINCCLIT